A window of Candidatus Methylomirabilota bacterium contains these coding sequences:
- a CDS encoding glycosyl transferase family 1, whose amino-acid sequence MLLTFRSCGGDSPNHPTSLFQLSMLRPEVRVRKLLGPSGSSAEEPGMGKQGPYRLAVLASHPIQYHAPLFRALAATNQIDLTVYFCLDWGANEYFDPGFETRFKWDLPLLTGYYHRFLRNWAWSPTTGRFTGAINPGIIKELCIRQFDGIMIPGYALASYWLAYFGAWISRTPVLFRGETVLRHNRPWWVKAFKRGLLSLLFRGTAAFLPIGSPSKEFYRDFDIGDEKIFFSPYCVDNAFFTKTSVAWRHKRSELRSAFGFDDRPIVLFVGKLVDRKRPLDLLQAYETIHEQAGLMFVGDGPLRLSLERYATDRGLARVCFAGFRNQSELPQFYAMADLFVLPSSTDEVAPLVINEAMCSGLPVVISDAVPSAVDYVRNGENGYTYPCGNVAALRDVLVRLLADSDRLVTLGERSLMIIGQWDVEAAAKGIVRALERVVPRK is encoded by the coding sequence ATGCTGTTGACCTTTCGAAGTTGCGGCGGGGATTCGCCCAACCACCCAACGAGCCTGTTCCAACTCTCGATGTTGAGGCCAGAAGTCAGGGTGAGGAAATTGCTTGGTCCGTCTGGAAGTTCAGCAGAAGAACCTGGCATGGGGAAGCAAGGGCCTTATCGGTTAGCTGTGCTCGCCTCACATCCGATTCAGTACCACGCACCGTTGTTTCGAGCGCTCGCGGCGACCAATCAGATCGATCTCACAGTCTACTTTTGCCTGGATTGGGGCGCCAACGAATATTTCGATCCTGGCTTTGAAACGCGATTCAAATGGGACCTTCCGCTTCTCACTGGCTACTATCACCGGTTTCTGCGGAATTGGGCGTGGTCACCAACCACTGGCCGTTTCACCGGAGCGATTAATCCTGGCATCATAAAGGAGCTATGCATACGGCAGTTTGACGGAATTATGATTCCTGGCTATGCCTTGGCCAGTTATTGGCTGGCTTATTTCGGAGCATGGATCAGTAGAACGCCGGTGCTCTTCCGTGGCGAGACTGTCTTGCGTCACAATCGACCATGGTGGGTAAAGGCATTTAAACGTGGTTTGCTGTCGCTTCTGTTTCGTGGAACGGCCGCCTTCCTCCCGATCGGTAGCCCAAGTAAAGAGTTTTATAGAGATTTCGATATAGGTGATGAGAAGATCTTTTTTTCACCGTACTGTGTCGATAATGCCTTTTTTACAAAGACTAGTGTCGCATGGCGGCACAAAAGAAGCGAACTAAGGAGTGCTTTCGGCTTTGATGACCGCCCAATCGTACTCTTCGTTGGGAAGCTCGTTGACCGAAAGCGGCCACTCGATCTGCTGCAAGCCTATGAGACCATTCATGAACAAGCAGGACTTATGTTTGTCGGTGACGGGCCGCTTCGTTTGTCTTTGGAACGGTACGCTACGGACCGAGGGTTGGCGCGTGTCTGCTTTGCGGGCTTCAGGAACCAGTCGGAATTACCGCAATTTTACGCCATGGCTGATCTTTTTGTGCTTCCGTCATCTACGGATGAGGTCGCGCCTCTCGTTATTAATGAAGCTATGTGTTCTGGATTGCCGGTGGTTATCAGTGACGCTGTTCCATCCGCTGTTGATTACGTGCGAAATGGAGAAAACGGGTACACATATCCGTGCGGTAACGTGGCGGCTCTCCGGGATGTATTGGTACGTCTTCTTGCTGATTCGGATCGATTGGTCACGCTCGGCGAACGGTCTCTGATGATAATCGGTCAGTGGGATGTCGAGGCGGCAGCGAAGGGAATTGTGAGAGCGCTAGAACGAGTCGTGCCTCGCAAATAA
- a CDS encoding glycosyl transferase family 1 codes for MMKALHLSPSFYPAHVYGGPIESLYQLCRHLAHNGCKVRVLTTDANGAHRSLEVEKEREVELVDGLYVRYCRRLARHSVSPMLVRLLPSYLRWADVVHLTAVYSFPTIPTLLAARLYGKPVVWSPRGALQRWRGSSRLRAKAVWEWACRLTAPGRVILHTTSNEEAKESVERVRGIEAFVLPNGVEIPEKIRRVDRDGTLRLAYLGRLHSKKGIENLLAACHRLSLETHLDWSLTIAGGGETDYVASLNRLIGELELSPRAMMIGEVTGESKTRLFERADVVVVPSYTENFGMVVGEALAHGVPVIASRGTPWRRLEETRSGLWVDNTPDSLAAAIESIGRMSLCEMGVRGRSWMQREFSWEQRATEMTDIYSRLINGPT; via the coding sequence ATGATGAAGGCCCTTCACCTGTCGCCGTCTTTCTACCCTGCCCACGTCTACGGCGGGCCTATCGAGTCGCTGTATCAGCTCTGTCGGCACCTGGCTCATAATGGATGCAAAGTGCGTGTACTAACAACCGATGCAAACGGGGCGCATAGGTCTCTGGAGGTCGAGAAGGAACGAGAGGTTGAATTAGTTGATGGCCTGTACGTCCGCTATTGCCGCAGACTGGCGCGACATTCGGTGTCGCCAATGCTTGTGCGGCTTCTGCCTTCATATCTTCGCTGGGCCGATGTTGTACATCTCACGGCTGTCTACTCATTTCCGACGATTCCAACTCTTTTGGCTGCTAGGCTCTATGGCAAACCGGTCGTCTGGTCGCCACGCGGAGCACTACAACGCTGGCGGGGTTCAAGTCGGCTCCGAGCTAAGGCCGTGTGGGAATGGGCGTGCAGGTTAACGGCGCCAGGGCGCGTGATACTTCACACGACCTCGAACGAGGAAGCGAAAGAAAGTGTGGAGAGAGTTCGTGGTATTGAGGCGTTCGTTCTTCCCAACGGAGTTGAGATCCCAGAGAAGATAAGGCGTGTCGATAGAGACGGGACCCTTCGGCTCGCGTATCTTGGCCGTCTGCATTCAAAAAAAGGTATTGAAAACCTCCTTGCGGCCTGCCACCGTCTTTCACTGGAAACACACCTTGACTGGTCACTGACGATTGCGGGGGGCGGGGAGACCGATTACGTGGCAAGCCTGAATCGGCTCATTGGTGAACTGGAACTCTCACCGCGGGCCATGATGATCGGCGAAGTCACTGGCGAGTCCAAGACGCGTCTCTTTGAGCGGGCAGACGTCGTTGTGGTTCCGTCTTACACGGAGAACTTCGGGATGGTGGTCGGAGAGGCCCTCGCTCACGGTGTACCAGTCATCGCGAGCCGGGGTACCCCTTGGCGGCGCCTGGAGGAGACCAGATCTGGCCTCTGGGTCGACAATACCCCAGACTCGCTGGCTGCTGCCATCGAGTCGATCGGTCGGATGTCTCTTTGCGAAATGGGGGTAAGAGGGCGGAGTTGGATGCAGCGAGAATTCTCCTGGGAGCAGCGAGCAACCGAGATGACCGATATTTACTCGAGGCTCATCAATGGCCCTACGTGA
- a CDS encoding polysaccharide biosynthesis protein: MLPCYGCATPLEVDDDDGREMKICIVSSCGGHLAEVRALRPAYEQYDHFYVLNNRILLPEDMKGRTYFIRHSERDWLFMVNLWEAWQILRRERPRLILSTGAGPIVPFALVGKLLGVRTLFIETAAQVTEPSLTGRVMYHLADRFFYQWKTLARHFPRGVYGGLV, encoded by the coding sequence ATGCTGCCGTGTTACGGTTGCGCGACGCCGCTGGAAGTCGATGATGATGATGGCAGAGAAATGAAGATCTGTATCGTGTCATCGTGTGGTGGCCACCTCGCGGAGGTACGAGCATTGAGACCGGCTTACGAACAGTATGACCACTTTTATGTCCTGAACAACCGGATTCTACTACCGGAGGACATGAAGGGCAGGACGTACTTCATCCGCCATTCCGAGCGCGACTGGCTATTCATGGTCAATCTGTGGGAGGCGTGGCAGATTCTACGACGAGAGCGCCCACGGTTAATCCTAAGCACGGGGGCTGGACCGATCGTCCCGTTCGCGCTCGTGGGCAAACTCCTTGGCGTCCGCACCCTGTTCATCGAAACTGCCGCGCAGGTGACGGAGCCATCCCTCACCGGCCGAGTGATGTATCACCTGGCCGATAGGTTTTTCTATCAGTGGAAGACGTTAGCGCGTCATTTTCCGCGCGGAGTCTATGGGGGGCTGGTGTGA
- a CDS encoding beta(1,3)galactosyltransferase EpsH translates to MGGWCDVTFVTVGNPKQGFGRLLDAVEDLAGKGVSVPVPVFVQAGHNVDFRPVYCEWTSFLLAEEFQRRMAQSDLIITHGGAGTLLHALRLGKVPVVMPRRKKYGEHVNDHQVQLVEAFASDGWIVPAYEPEDLPVAIAKARECGRRNGPRSPSRMATLVGQAIDELIGPK, encoded by the coding sequence ATGGGGGGCTGGTGTGACGTGACATTCGTGACGGTCGGTAACCCTAAGCAGGGTTTCGGCAGGCTCCTCGATGCGGTTGAAGACCTTGCCGGGAAAGGCGTATCAGTCCCGGTGCCAGTCTTCGTTCAGGCTGGACACAACGTCGATTTTCGGCCGGTGTACTGCGAGTGGACAAGTTTCCTGTTGGCGGAAGAGTTCCAGCGACGAATGGCGCAGTCAGATCTGATCATCACCCATGGGGGTGCGGGAACGCTTCTCCATGCACTCCGACTTGGTAAGGTGCCGGTAGTCATGCCGCGCAGGAAGAAGTACGGAGAGCATGTCAACGATCACCAGGTGCAACTCGTAGAGGCTTTTGCCTCGGATGGATGGATCGTACCGGCCTACGAGCCGGAAGACCTCCCGGTCGCGATCGCTAAAGCACGTGAGTGCGGGAGACGGAATGGGCCACGGTCGCCGTCGCGCATGGCAACGCTCGTCGGGCAGGCTATCGATGAGTTGATCGGCCCAAAATGA
- a CDS encoding AbrB/MazE/SpoVT family DNA-binding domain-containing protein: MNLVKLSSKGQLVLPKQIRAALGIEPGTILKIARRGHRILIEPVTTSMIDRLYGKYSGEGFLKDLETEHRQELLREDRS, from the coding sequence ATGAATCTCGTCAAGCTCTCGTCCAAGGGGCAGTTGGTGCTTCCTAAGCAGATCCGGGCCGCCTTGGGAATCGAACCCGGCACCATCCTCAAGATCGCCCGCAGGGGCCACAGAATCCTCATCGAGCCAGTGACGACGTCGATGATCGATCGTCTCTATGGCAAGTACTCCGGCGAAGGATTCCTGAAAGATCTCGAAACTGAGCATCGTCAGGAACTACTCCGTGAAGACCGTTCTTGA
- a CDS encoding Uma2 family endonuclease — protein sequence MAVEVLRRSFTVDEYHRMGEAGILREDDRVELIEGELITMTPIGSRHAACVDRLNHLFSQRIGRQCIVRVQSPIRLGEHSEPQPDLAILRLHADFYAQAHPTAKDVLFVVEVAETSAGYDREVKLPLYARSGIAEVWLVDLTEGRVEVYRQPSPQGYQDVRMLRRGEVVVPLTVCDLPLAVNEVLGS from the coding sequence ATGGCCGTTGAAGTTCTCAGGCGTTCGTTTACGGTAGACGAGTACCATCGGATGGGCGAAGCCGGCATCCTGCGCGAAGACGACCGCGTGGAACTCATCGAGGGAGAGCTCATCACGATGACGCCGATTGGGAGTAGACACGCGGCATGCGTCGATCGACTGAATCATCTGTTCTCGCAGCGAATAGGGCGCCAGTGCATCGTTCGTGTCCAGAGCCCGATCCGTCTTGGAGAGCACTCCGAGCCGCAGCCAGACCTGGCCATCCTGAGGCTGCATGCAGATTTCTATGCCCAGGCCCACCCAACAGCGAAGGATGTTCTGTTCGTCGTGGAGGTCGCTGAAACCTCGGCGGGGTATGATCGAGAGGTGAAGCTCCCGCTCTATGCCAGGTCCGGTATTGCAGAGGTCTGGCTAGTCGATCTCACAGAGGGGCGGGTTGAGGTCTACCGACAACCGTCCCCTCAGGGGTACCAGGACGTTCGGATGCTCCGACGTGGCGAAGTAGTGGTGCCTCTCACCGTGTGTGATCTCCCGCTGGCGGTCAATGAGGTGCTGGGGAGTTAG
- a CDS encoding carbamoyltransferase, translating to MMILGINAYHGDASAVLLRDGELVAAVEEERFRRIKHWAGFPREAIRACLDMAGITVPAIDHIAISRDPRANLLQKTMFAVRKRPSLGLVADRVKNAGRIQDVAGTLGKELGVGTEEIKATIHWVEHHPAHLASSFFASPFEDAAVCAIDGFGDFVSTSLAVGRGIRLDVIEKVYFPHSLGLLYLALTQYLGFLKYGDEFKVMGLAPYGQPEYVDAVRRLLHLTPGGGFELDLPYFRHWSDSVSMTWEDGEPTMGVVYTPKIERLLGPARKPKEPITSRHEAIAASLQVVFEEAALHVLSALYEKTQLPRLCLAGGCAMNSVANGKIRERTPFKEVYIQPASGDNGTALGAALYVQHHLLGQRRRFVMEHGYWGPEFGEAEVSKVLGVRSEELRRRGYRTKRMEDEEELCRWTAERIAEGKIVGWFQGRMEWGARALGNRSILADPRRRNMRAIINTKIKCREKFRPFAPSVVEEAVDDYFVGAVPDSFMIQVYPVRTDKRDVIPAVTHVDGSGRLQTVNRSTNSLYWQLLTTFEKLTGVPVLLNTSFNENEPIVHKPEEAMDCFLRTDMDVLVMGRYAVEKVRSKE from the coding sequence ATGATGATTCTCGGGATCAACGCCTACCATGGGGATGCGTCGGCGGTGCTGCTGCGCGATGGAGAGCTGGTCGCGGCGGTAGAGGAGGAGCGGTTCCGACGCATCAAGCACTGGGCCGGATTCCCGCGTGAGGCGATCCGTGCTTGCCTCGACATGGCAGGCATCACAGTCCCAGCTATCGATCATATTGCCATCTCGCGCGATCCGCGAGCGAATCTGCTGCAGAAAACGATGTTCGCGGTGCGGAAGCGGCCGAGCCTTGGGTTGGTGGCGGATCGGGTGAAGAATGCCGGGCGGATTCAGGATGTGGCTGGGACTTTAGGTAAGGAGTTAGGCGTCGGGACTGAGGAGATTAAGGCAACAATACACTGGGTGGAGCATCACCCCGCACACTTAGCGAGTAGCTTCTTCGCGTCGCCATTCGAAGATGCCGCGGTCTGCGCCATCGACGGATTCGGCGACTTCGTCAGTACCTCGCTGGCAGTCGGCCGCGGGATCAGACTTGACGTTATCGAGAAAGTCTACTTCCCGCACTCGCTGGGTCTCTTGTACCTCGCACTCACTCAGTACCTTGGCTTCCTGAAGTACGGTGATGAGTTTAAGGTCATGGGACTGGCCCCGTACGGGCAACCCGAGTACGTCGATGCCGTCCGTCGACTCCTCCACCTCACACCCGGGGGCGGCTTCGAACTGGACCTGCCCTATTTCCGGCATTGGTCCGACAGCGTGAGCATGACCTGGGAGGACGGCGAGCCGACGATGGGGGTGGTGTATACGCCGAAGATCGAGCGGCTCCTGGGACCGGCCCGAAAGCCCAAAGAGCCGATTACGTCCCGACACGAGGCAATTGCGGCATCGCTTCAGGTCGTCTTTGAGGAGGCGGCCCTCCACGTGCTGAGCGCGCTTTACGAGAAGACGCAGCTTCCGCGGCTCTGCCTCGCCGGTGGCTGCGCCATGAACAGCGTTGCCAACGGAAAGATCCGCGAACGTACGCCATTTAAAGAGGTCTATATCCAGCCGGCGTCCGGTGACAACGGCACCGCCCTTGGGGCCGCGCTGTACGTCCAGCACCATCTGCTTGGGCAGCGGCGGCGCTTTGTGATGGAGCATGGGTATTGGGGGCCGGAGTTTGGGGAAGCCGAGGTAAGTAAGGTGTTAGGAGTGAGGAGTGAGGAGTTAAGAAGACGGGGATACCGAACAAAGAGGATGGAGGACGAGGAGGAGCTGTGCCGATGGACAGCGGAGCGGATTGCGGAAGGGAAGATCGTCGGCTGGTTCCAGGGGCGGATGGAGTGGGGCGCCCGCGCCCTCGGCAACCGAAGCATCCTGGCCGACCCGCGTCGCCGTAATATGCGCGCGATCATCAATACGAAGATCAAGTGTCGGGAGAAGTTCCGGCCGTTCGCGCCGTCGGTGGTTGAAGAGGCCGTGGACGACTACTTTGTCGGGGCGGTTCCGGATTCCTTTATGATTCAAGTCTATCCGGTCCGGACGGATAAACGAGATGTGATCCCGGCGGTGACCCACGTGGACGGCTCGGGACGGCTCCAGACGGTAAACCGAAGCACGAATTCGCTGTACTGGCAGCTCCTCACGACGTTTGAAAAGCTGACAGGCGTTCCAGTGCTCCTCAACACCTCTTTCAACGAGAACGAGCCGATCGTCCATAAGCCCGAGGAAGCCATGGACTGCTTCTTGCGGACGGACATGGATGTGTTAGTGATGGGCCGGTATGCCGTAGAGAAAGTGAGGAGTAAGGAGTAA
- a CDS encoding four helix bundle protein, whose amino-acid sequence MEIVLDVYRITKRFPAEEKCGLIPQIRRAAVSIPSNIAEGAARHTQREFVNFLHTAQGSLSELDTQLELSVGLGYVSNESLESVQKLIEVVDKMLTGLIKSLKRSRVAAGGKE is encoded by the coding sequence ATGGAGATCGTTCTGGACGTCTACCGGATTACAAAGAGGTTCCCAGCCGAAGAGAAGTGCGGATTAATCCCTCAGATTCGCCGAGCGGCAGTCAGCATCCCGAGCAACATCGCGGAAGGCGCAGCCCGTCATACGCAACGAGAATTTGTAAACTTCCTCCATACCGCGCAAGGGTCTCTGAGCGAGTTGGATACGCAACTGGAATTGAGTGTCGGATTGGGCTACGTCAGCAACGAATCTCTGGAATCCGTCCAGAAGCTTATAGAGGTTGTCGATAAGATGCTCACGGGACTGATCAAGTCTTTGAAACGGTCAAGGGTGGCGGCAGGGGGTAAGGAGTAA